In Rana temporaria chromosome 3, aRanTem1.1, whole genome shotgun sequence, a single window of DNA contains:
- the LOC120933406 gene encoding gastrula zinc finger protein XlCGF7.1-like encodes MKTMSQVRERPYQCSECRKCFTLRSSLRDHKRIHTGEKPFKCSECDKCFSQKIALTQHKKIHTGEKPFSCSECFLSFSRKKTLIVHQRIHTGEKPFKCLQCDKSFSHKLSLVAHQNTHTGEKPFKCSECDKCFLRKSNLTQHHKIHTGEKPFKCSECNQCFSQKQHLVKHQKIGLGENMLKCFTRSFSLDKDQKNNKDEKSFRCLECDKCFSEKANLIRHQRIHTGEKPFRCCVCDKSFSNKTNLEHHQMIHTGEKPYACPQCDMSFSQKSNLTRHQRVHTGEKPYKCSDCDKCFSNKANLMEHQRSIHKMEGIFVF; translated from the coding sequence ATGAAAACAATGAGTCAAGTAAGAGAGAGGCCATATCAGTGCTCTGAGTGCCGGAAATGTTTTACGTTGAGATCAAGCCTCAGAGATCACAAGAGAATTCACACTGGGGAGAAACCATTTAaatgttcagaatgtgacaaGTGCTTTTCACAAAAGATTGCTCTTACTCAGCACAAGAagattcacacaggagaaaaaCCATTTTCCTGCTCTGAATGTTTTCTGTCTTTTTCAAGAAAGAAAACGCTAATCGttcatcagagaattcacaccggAGAGAAACCTTTTAAATGTTTACAATGTGACAAAAGCTTCTCTCATAAACTTAGTCTTGTTGCACACCAGAatactcacacaggagagaagccatttaAATGTTCGGAATGTGACAAATGCTTCTTACGAAAATCTAATCTTACGCAGCACCATAAGATTCACACAGGTGAAAAGCCATTTaaatgttcagaatgtaaccaatGCTTCTCACAAAAGCAACATCTTGTTAAACACCAAAAGATTGGTTTAGGGGAAAATATGCTTAAATGTTTCACTCGCAGCTTCAGTCTTGATAAAGATCAGAAGAATAACAAAGATGAAAAGTCATTTAGATGTTTAGAATGTGACAAGTGCTTCTCAGAAAAGGCTAATCTTATTCGACACCAaagaattcacacaggagagaagccatttaGATGTTGTGTGTGTGACAAGAGTTTCTCTAATAAGACAAATCTTGAACATCACCAAATGATCCACACCGGAGAGAAGCCATATGCATGCCCTCAATGTGACATGAGCTTCTCACAAAAGTCTAATCTTACTCGACATCAGAGGGTCCACACAGGAGAAAAGCCATATAAATGTTCAGATTGCGACAAGTGTTTTTCAAACAAGGCAAATCTTATGGAACACCAAAGGTCAATACACAAAATGGAAGGTATTTTTGTGTTCTGA